One segment of Daphnia magna isolate NIES linkage group LG2, ASM2063170v1.1, whole genome shotgun sequence DNA contains the following:
- the LOC116915543 gene encoding RNA guanine-N7 methyltransferase activating subunit-like, which translates to NMELTDQQKSFLSECENEFSERYTEKDVDFMELKNKPLSKPPIVDPWGNNFNRNQQRGGGHHRPYGQYGRDRHSRGGQSWNRNSQDSYSRRDHDGNRHMRDRQYEDRGPQYRDRSYDDRAHNRDRSYQGDRGPQRERSLTDDHGQHREERHHREDGHHQPRYHSLLNFFFPITPRY; encoded by the coding sequence AATATGGAGTTGACGGATCAGCAAAAAAGTTTCCTGTCAGAATGCGAGAACGAGTTTAGCGAGCGCTACACAGAAAAAGACGTCGATTTCATGGAGTTGAAGAATAAACCATTATCTAAACCGCCCATTGTAGATCCGTGGGGTAATAATTTCAATCGCAACCAGCAGAGGGGAGGTGGTCATCATCGACCTTACGGTCAGTATGGACGAGATCGTCATTCCAGAGGTGGACAATCGTGGAACCGAAATTCTCAAGATTCGTATTCCCGTCGTGATCATGACGGCAATCGACACATGAGAGATAGACAATACGAAGATCGTGGACCCCAATATAGAGATAGATCATACGATGACCGTGCCCACAATCGGGATAGATCATATCAAGGAGATCGTGGGCCCCAACGTGAAAGGTCGCTCACTGATGATCATGGCCAGCACCGAGAAGAAAGACACCATAGAGAAGACGGACACCATCAACCTCGTTACCATTCtttactgaattttttttttccaattacCCCACGGTATTGA
- the LOC116915468 gene encoding uncharacterized protein LOC116915468, which yields MKQFLSIFLCRMCGLSQDDEGSFLETASPFSLNVRNETIVLEKNATKVVTTVSVQKLRNPAGNVFDVVTLRKSSCKGVGKWVSDSTWFPGFSWKPCICSQCGRHLGWMFEAESSAKGSLPSKPSQAGFYALIRDAILTESVAQTLTYVPKIFRK from the exons atgaaacAGTTCCTAAGCATATTCTTGTGTCGGATGTGTGGCCTTTCTCAGGATGATGAGGGTTCTTTTTTAGAAACTGCCAGTCCGTTTAGTTTGAATGTTAGGAATGAAACGATTGTGTTGGAGAAAAATGCAACAAAGGTTGTGACAACTGTTTCAGTGCAAAAATTGAGAAATCCAGCTGGCAATGTGTTTGATGTAGTAACTTTGAGAAAATCTTCTTGCAAAGGAGTGGGCAAG TGGGTGTCAGATTCTACGTGGTTTCCTGGATTCAGCTGGAAACCTTGCATCTGTAGTCAGTGTGGACGTCATTTGGGTTG GATGTTTGAAGCCGAATCATCAGCTAAAGGATCTTTACCTAGCAAACCTTCGCAAGCTGGTTTTTACGCGTTGATTCGGGACGCAATCCTAACGGAGTCTG tCGCACAGACTTTGACGTACGTGCCAAAAATCTTTCGGAAATAG